GTTcttctttgagtccaactgaataTTTGTCTCCAGTTtgaggaaattccctcaaggcgaTCTTAAGTTATCGTGTTCACAAGGCTGGGAGGGAGGAACAACTTGAAAACGTGATGCTTCCAGCTAATAATGCCTCCAGAtaatgaatagatggatgagTGGACAGATCCCTGTGTCAGCCTTGTTTATTTTGGCTGGTTTGACTCTATCTCCTGCCTCCACCTGTCCACCAGATGTCCTCGGACCTTCCTCCTAGTCTCACCCACCTGCTCacctgtccctccgtccctgaTCAGCTCACATTGTGTCAACCACCCGTGTGTCTCCACTCATTTACCAGGTTGTCGAGACATTTATCTTCTGCGTGTGTTGTTACCACACCACCTGCCTGTCTCCCTTTTGACCTTTATCAATACAAACAGTCTGTCAACACTGTCCATTCATCATTAACTCTCTCAATTGTCCCTGTTACAGAAACGGTTTTCCTGGTGGAACAGCGGGTGAGATGCACACAGTACATGATGTCTGAGAACCAGTTTGTGTTGCCTGATCCCTGGTGAGTAatgtttaggtgtgtgtgtccttttccttttctcatctCGGTGCGTGCCTCGTCTTGTTCCTCTCCCTCGGTGAGGAAGGTGGCGTCTTCACACCCGGAACCCGCtgtggaagcagcagcagcctgtgtcTCCTCGGCTCAAAGTATTAAAATAACTCCTTCTCTTTGAAGGCCCTTTGAGGTTTGCAGGTGAAAGCACGATCTCACAGAACGGCAGATCCACACCGGCCCGTGTGTGCGGAGGAGTTTCAGTGATAGAACCAGCAGGTGCAAACAGGTTCCTGAGCCCAAATGCTTTGTTTGGTTGAAGACGTTCTCCACCTATAAGCTCTGAGAGTGAATGACTTTAGTGGTACATTAACTGGATTTACTAGATCTGAAACAGGATGAGAGAGAATGTATTATGCTGCAGAACGTTAAAACCATAAGAATATAAGAGAAGGATTACCCAGAAAACTCCTAAACAGATTTTATTGTAACTTGGAACTGGAAGTGTAGAACGTGAGCCAAGAAAGTACTCATTAAAGTCTGATACAGACAAAGGAGCAGATCAGGGAATTTTTTCAcccgtgtctgtttgtttgtttcattgttagcaagatgacacaaaaactacaaaacaaaccaaTTTCCAACAACGCCTATCAGTACAGACGGTATGTCAACACTGTCCATTCATCATTAATCCTCTCAATTGTCCCTGTTACAGAAACAGTTGTACTTTTCAATGAAAAACCTCAGTGGTTTTCCAGACGGAATTTTACTGCCCATACTTCAGTGTGAGCATATTGAAACTTGTGCAGCAGGAGTTTGTTTTTTCGTCCTTTCTCTTCCGTTCATCATCTTATGACCTTTCAGGTTTTTTCTGTGTGACCGACTGAAGGAGGGCCCCAGACCCCTGAGCTGGGACTCTCCACTGTAAATGGCTCCCCTGTGGCCCCCCTGTGGCCCCCCTGTGGCCCCCCtgtgaccatcctcacacattactgtgccactatatattatatctgtacaggagaatagcacttgtctaattccacagacactcccttctctctctaagcagGACCCAAGATCAGGTGATAGATGAAGGGCTGAATAACAGTTTATTGTAGCGTCTACACTTTCATATATAACTCTGATgggtgagacagagaggcaccaactctCACCAACTGTCATTGTTTTTGTAGaaaagtagagggagatatacttggaggctgtgggagacatcttcagacttcgggatgacaattgctcatgttgcTCTGTTAGCGTTTGAttattgtttcaccttctggtctccttgatgcgtcAAGTCTACGTTAAACTCTTCTGCCTGAGACGCCAGCTGCTGCCTgcgttctcctttcaccagcttttttttttatgaatctaTTAATCGATTTATTAGTTGTCGAGTCTGCAGTGTGGTTTCCATTCCCACAGCCCAGGGCTCTTAATAGCTTGTGTCAAAATCCAAAAAGATGTACAGTTCATTATCTGTgtgggaaaataaaataaaaaatcctcaAATCTGAGAATTTCCCTTTTGGTCGAAATAATAATTTGTCAAAGTAACTGATGGTTAATTTTCTGTTATCTAATAAAGTAGTTGAGTAATTGTTTCTGCTTATCAGTGTGAAAGGCCCGGCAGCTACATGCAGGATGTTCATATCAGTGTTTGACAAGTTTGAGCAGCTTCTGTTTTGTTGCAAGTTCAGACAATCACAGAGAAAATGACTCGGCATTAAGTTTCATTGAAGATTCTAATTTGTCGTCCGTGTGTAACAGGAGCTGCCGCCCGGAAAACAAACTTTTCACCGGAGTCAACTTGAACTTGACCTTCTGTGATGAACGGGAGGAGGAGCCGGGCgggaaaacacattcaaacacaacacaacgctCCAGTGACTGCTTCAGATGTGACCTACAAAGATGACCGCCCAAACAGACCCACCCACCGACGCCCACACCCAAAAACACACGAGGCAGCGGGGGGGAGGAGTCTACGGCATTGTTCCTCCTGTGGCTCGAGGTGGCCTGAGCCCCACACCCTGCTGTTCAGACCTCGTTATTGGCTGCTTGTCTCTGTGGCAACAATCAGCAGCAGCCGGAAAAGAATAACAGAGGATAGAGGAGCAGGACCTGAGGTGACCCCCCCTCCATGCTCCTttaaacacaaacccacacacacacacaaggaacagaacACTTTCCTTTAAAATCCTCTCACTGTTAACAGTTTTTAATGCTCTTCTGCAGGTATAAAGTCACGTTCCTCTAAACAACCATCCTTACAGGCGAAATTAAATCAAAGGGCCGAACAGTGACACTCGTTTCCGCTTAATGAGGCCTCTTCATCATGAGATCATGTGCTGAACATACAGTGGTGACAACTCCATGGACGTGATGCTGCCAGCAGTGATGGAGGCGTCTGTTCCATCTATGATCTTCGAGCTTTTAAAGGATCTCACccaaatcaacaacaacaacaaaactttTCTGCCACCGAGTCCTGGTGGTGCCAAGTCATGAGGGTCATTTTCTGGAAGATTTAAATGTAGTTCATCATGGCTGTGAACACCGCAAGTGAAACTTTCCTCATAACAGTGGAAAGATTAAATCAATCTCAAGAGCCAGAAACCTTCAAAAGCTCAATTAATTAAACCTGTGCAAGGACTTTTGTGATTTTTGATGTTTCACATGCTCATATTAAGTGTTTATGACTTTACCTTTCTCACGTTATGGCTTCATAAGTTTTATTATCCTGCATGTAGTGAAACAACGTTTTGCCATATATTCAAAGCACAGAGCTTAAAGTGACGTTTTGAATAAAATCAAATTTGTCCATAAATTTTACCTGTTTTCCACCATGTGTGAAAAGTTAATCAAGTTTTAAAATACCAGATGTTGAATACAAGATCTGAAAGAGTGGAGGAAGAAGTTATAACAGACTTAAAAGTAGAAATACCCATAAAGCAAAAGTAGAAAGGCATTAAGAAGTACACGTATCTCCACCAAAGGCCTAACAGTCTCTTTTAAactcactggatccagatttttgtgtgtatctgcaccaaattgcacatgCTCATGAATATAAATCCATGAAATATGGTTATTTTTTGCTTAaatcaaggtccatgaattattctcttcgaatttaatcaataaatgttgaaattaaacaatatatacacGTGTTTGtagctttttaatgtttttactgGTCGAACTGGGTTAAACTCTATAATCatttatgtgtgtttaaaaatctaaatcttgATACTTTTCTCTTCAATTTACTGGAGTAAAAGTGCAGCATAGAATCAAAATACTTGATAAAAGTACAAGTATCTGGAATGTTAGTGTGGGTGTTTATGAGACGCTCAACTCTGTTGAAGCTGCTTATCTCTAGACAGCTCCCTCTAGTGGCCATGAGAGACCAGTGCATGTATAAACAAcacaggctgcaggacagaaacagaaataaaacagtttgaCTACATGACATGAAAAGTTTATTGTTGCATATTGTTTGTTACATACAACGTGTAACAAAAGAATTGTATTCACTTTGATGAAATTCTAAAGGATAAAACATGATAGGGAAATATTAGTCGACCAGAAGCtgcattaatgaaaaaaatgttaacaacCATTCAATTAGAATCATATTTCAAGGACCTGATGAGCCGAGTCTCACACAGAACAAAGCTGTGTagtaaagaggagagaggaggcccTTCAGGTGTGGTTCCTATTATTGCCTGTTGCCGTGGTTATGCGTCATCTCCACCGCAGAGCAACAGAAGGGCCTTACGGTAGTCACCGCCGGTATCTCCctgttacaaacacacataggcAGTGAAAGTTAAAGGGGGGAAAGAAGTCATAACTGGTGCAAATATGTGTGagggtttgtgtgcgtgtgtgtgtgagtgattgaTTATTATACCTTGATCATTGAATGCAGAGAGCAGGCGAACAACCTCCTGAACTCAGTCCTGATGTCCAACAAGTCCACCTCACTGCGAGTCACCATCACCCTGATCAGCGTGTTGTCGTCAGTACCAGCACcctgcaacaaacacacacacacacacacatcattagaACATGTctcataaacaaaaacaacatgtttaacAGCATCATCAAGTTATTAACAAGGACCGACTACATTCAACATCTCATTACCTgaaccaaggaggttatgttttcacccctgatGCACTGAAAGATTACCAATATTCTACTTTACATTATTAAATAATTCAGGGATGTGATCTAGTTATTgagaaaaaagttaaaatgtttaaaaattcTCTAACATTCTGGGCCTGGATTCAGatcagtattattattattatttagttcAATTTCACAATgactgaatgaataaatgatgaatatTCACGTACCTGCTAAATCTacatgaagacatttttaaCTTAGTTTTATCCTCTGAATAAAAGCTGCACTGTAGCTGACATTATAATGTGTCATTACAACCAATATAATTTTGTTTATTAGGAACACGTTAAACAAAGAgggatttatataaatattcttTCAGACATTGTCGTTCTTAACCTCCTCAGCGGTTTGACTTCTTACCTTCATGGCGTAGTACAGAGTCTCAGCAAAATAGACTGGAACGCTTCGGGCACACTTCACTTCAGAGggaaaatagaaacaaaatgaaaaaatgtgttattatatAACACCACAGGTTCAGGAAACCAGTACAGAACCAGTCGGCAGTGAGAGTTGACTCATACCCACGGCGAGGAGCAGGTCTCTCAGGCCTCCAGACGTTTCCCTCTTGATGGTCTCCTCCATCTCGTATCCAGACAGCTTCATGTAGGCAtcaaacactgaaacacagGCGTTTAAAGTTTTTCAGATTATTATGTGAAATTTTCAGCAAAAAGactttaaatttgaataaaaacacactcgCACCTTTTCTTAGATGTTCAGCGCTGCGGTTTCCCAGGATGGTGACGAACGACTGCTCATCGGTGCCGAACTTCTGCTCTCCGGCCTTGAAGAGGGCCTAGGAccacacagaatacacatcacactGTAAGACTCAAAACTAGACCTgtttaaaatcaatttaatatttatttcattgcaAAATTTACTAATTCTTTGTAAACAGAGATTTTAAGGGAGTTTTTACTTGCTCCTTCCACTAGAGGGTGCCACAACATCATTCATCCAAACTGCCATTCCCTCCTCCAACGCACAATAAACACTCTTGGAGTATCCTGCCTAAAGCTACACATGTGACACTCACACCCTCAGACTAAAAGACAAAGATGCCATTGATGGTGAGGAGCAAGAACTAACAGCTGACTCACCTGAGTATCTTTCTCAATCTCTCCCTGCTGGATCCCCTTCTGCCTGTTGgactgaggagagaggaaaacataatgtaagagaagaggaagaggaaaaagaagaggaagaggaagaggaggcgagATTTACCTGCAGCAGAATGACCAGAAGTCTCTTGAAGTGACCGGAAGTGTCACCAGAAACGTCCTCCTCCAGGTCGTCATCATACTCTGAGGGAAACACATCACGACATATTGTCTTCATCTTGGAAAACACAAGTTTCCTACATTTCTTTAACATGCCTGTCTTaaacgtgagtgtgtgtgtgtgtgcgcgtgtgttaCCCTTTCTGTAAGCAGCTGAGATCTCCTTCACCTGCTGAGCCGTCCGTGAGGCGAGGATCTCCACCAGCACCTTCTCGTCCGTTCCTGCCCCCTGGAGGTCAAAGAGGGGAAAATGTCACAGCCCTTACAAATCCACTCTCCAGTTCCTAAAGTCTTCGTCCACAtctggcagctgctgcagcacctaCCTTGATGGCATTGCGAATCGATGTCACATCATAGTCGAGGGGTGCGGACATCAGAGCCACGACCAGGGACTCAAATTTGCCCCCCAGCTCCCCCTTCAGGTCACTGACCAGATCCTGTCGTGAAGAAACATGATAAGTTTTGGTTCATGAAGAACATCCTATAAATTTGTCCTGTGAGGAGGACACCCTACAGACTTGAGGGACATTATACAGTGATTACTGGGGTTATTTCTATTCTCCTCATTAGAGACTTCTGGGTCTATGGCAGTTTCCTTTGTC
The sequence above is a segment of the Limanda limanda chromosome 2, fLimLim1.1, whole genome shotgun sequence genome. Coding sequences within it:
- the anxa5b gene encoding annexin A5b, which produces MAEGFSGWSFSLRPPSPPSPPGLSVSAARASSLRSPIFFLIFFNKPSRLFKMASRGTVKASGNFNASADAEVLHKAMKGLGTDEEAILQLLVARSNAQRQQILSSYKTLFGKDLVSDLKGELGGKFESLVVALMSAPLDYDVTSIRNAIKGAGTDEKVLVEILASRTAQQVKEISAAYRKEYDDDLEEDVSGDTSGHFKRLLVILLQSNRQKGIQQGEIEKDTQALFKAGEQKFGTDEQSFVTILGNRSAEHLRKVFDAYMKLSGYEMEETIKRETSGGLRDLLLAVVKCARSVPVYFAETLYYAMKGAGTDDNTLIRVMVTRSEVDLLDIRTEFRRLFACSLHSMIKGDTGGDYRKALLLLCGGDDA